One stretch of Rathayibacter festucae DSM 15932 DNA includes these proteins:
- a CDS encoding PQQ-dependent sugar dehydrogenase, producing the protein MNGKRSTKRSIRSLFALGIAGMVTVSGLTALGLPASAHDGVDHGSEPGAESALDWSNYEKVLLTKNVGEPIDLAVLPDKSVLHTARNGEIRHTDPKTGTTRVVATIPVYQNSEDGLQGVGVDPDFAENQWVYLVYAPQSGTPTGAAPNMLPAGEDESYWDQWKGVNRLSRFKWTGSGLDLASEQKIIEVEAQRGQCCHVGADFDWDADGNLYLSTGDNTPASAPGAAGFAPNNDAPGMNPGFDSRRGAGNTNDLRGKILRIAVQEDGSYTIPEGNLFPVGTEKTRPEIFVMGVRNPFKIDVDAETNTLSWGDYGPDATKAAAADGVRGPMGLVEWNATGLDQPQNSGWPYVHGPNLPYNEWNFETATPRGFFDPQNLKNNSRWNTGLVDIPAATPATVYYGDNPGDQPFDELVNFGTSTGQGPMGGPVYHFDEENTSTSKFPAYWNEKTFFGEFSQDYIAAFTLDDDRAVTHIEDFLPNTALSSRNQPIHDNPMDMEFGPDGSMYVLEYGDGFFRANPDAGLYRIDYAEGNKAPQARFTATPLSASETPLEVTFDAKGSSDPEGDALTYDWDFDGNGTFDATGVTAKNTYTELGQFTARLRVTDAKGKFSLTSRVISVGNQAPQIEITTPGNGSFFEWGDAIPYRVTGRDAEDGDQIVGSRVGWTYGLGHDEHAHPEVTGTGATGAFPTSKDSPEHGPGALLYGTVVVTYTDAGYNGLPPAAAEATLRLNPKTQEAEHAAREGVLPYADTAASGGNAVSGLGAGSFLRWDPVNLANLTGVVVRATGEGTVDLRWNAADAAPFGTATIPAGAGWQDVLVPFSGQPTGTGSLYVTSPSGLSLDSLTFQGAGAGDKTAPTVSATLDPAAPTGVGGVYNRAVNLTLAATDNGALASVQYSVDNGTTWTTVRAANGAYSVPFTTNGARTVQYRATDTGGNVSAVGTVSFTIDLAAGNAPTVDSTTTVALAAPRVTFGAPGSATVTVSGQGGTPGGEVVLYEGDSEIGRSALEGGKATIALPQTLGAGTHTFRAAYGADGTFKASAGTARLIVSKADSVLTATVSPNPVKPGASAQVSVESKTSTGVAGTGQVTVMVKRNLSTVAMLTGTLDENGKVVVTLPKLAAGSYKLTVTHTATANTNAASSLLNLTVQQ; encoded by the coding sequence ATGAATGGTAAGCGATCCACGAAGAGAAGCATCAGGTCTCTCTTCGCCCTCGGCATCGCCGGGATGGTGACGGTCTCCGGACTCACCGCCCTCGGCCTGCCCGCCTCGGCCCACGACGGAGTGGACCACGGCTCGGAGCCGGGCGCGGAGTCCGCGCTCGACTGGAGCAACTACGAGAAGGTGCTGCTGACGAAGAACGTCGGCGAACCGATCGACCTCGCCGTCCTCCCGGACAAGTCGGTCCTCCACACGGCACGGAACGGCGAGATCCGCCACACCGATCCGAAGACCGGCACCACGCGCGTCGTGGCCACGATCCCCGTCTACCAGAACTCGGAGGACGGACTCCAGGGCGTCGGCGTCGACCCCGACTTCGCCGAGAACCAGTGGGTCTACCTGGTCTACGCGCCCCAGAGCGGCACGCCGACCGGTGCGGCCCCGAACATGCTCCCCGCGGGTGAGGACGAGAGCTACTGGGACCAGTGGAAGGGCGTCAACCGCCTCTCCCGGTTCAAGTGGACCGGCTCCGGACTCGACCTGGCGAGCGAGCAGAAGATCATCGAGGTCGAGGCGCAGCGCGGGCAGTGCTGCCACGTGGGCGCCGACTTCGACTGGGACGCCGACGGCAACCTGTACCTCTCGACCGGCGACAACACGCCGGCGAGCGCTCCGGGGGCCGCGGGCTTCGCGCCGAACAACGACGCGCCCGGCATGAACCCCGGCTTCGACTCGCGTCGCGGTGCGGGCAATACGAACGACCTGCGCGGCAAGATCCTCCGGATCGCGGTCCAGGAGGACGGCTCGTACACGATCCCCGAGGGCAACCTCTTCCCGGTGGGCACCGAGAAGACCCGCCCCGAGATCTTCGTGATGGGCGTGCGCAATCCGTTCAAGATCGACGTCGACGCGGAGACGAACACCCTCTCCTGGGGCGACTACGGGCCCGACGCGACGAAGGCCGCCGCGGCCGACGGCGTGCGCGGCCCGATGGGTCTCGTCGAGTGGAACGCGACCGGTCTCGACCAGCCGCAGAACTCGGGCTGGCCCTACGTGCACGGCCCGAACCTGCCGTACAACGAGTGGAACTTCGAGACGGCGACGCCCCGCGGCTTCTTCGACCCGCAGAACCTGAAGAACAACTCGCGCTGGAACACCGGCCTCGTGGACATCCCGGCGGCCACGCCGGCGACCGTCTACTACGGCGACAACCCGGGCGACCAGCCGTTCGACGAGCTCGTGAACTTCGGGACGAGCACCGGCCAGGGCCCGATGGGCGGACCGGTGTACCACTTCGACGAGGAGAACACCTCGACGTCGAAGTTCCCGGCCTACTGGAACGAGAAGACCTTCTTCGGCGAGTTCTCGCAGGACTACATCGCGGCGTTCACGCTCGATGACGACCGCGCGGTCACGCACATCGAGGACTTCCTGCCCAACACGGCGCTGAGCTCGCGCAACCAGCCGATCCACGACAACCCCATGGACATGGAGTTCGGCCCCGACGGGTCGATGTACGTGCTCGAGTACGGCGACGGCTTCTTCCGCGCCAACCCCGACGCCGGCCTGTACCGGATCGACTACGCCGAGGGCAACAAGGCCCCCCAGGCGCGCTTCACCGCGACGCCGCTGTCCGCCTCCGAGACGCCACTCGAGGTGACGTTCGACGCCAAGGGATCCTCCGACCCCGAGGGCGACGCGCTCACCTACGACTGGGACTTCGACGGCAACGGCACCTTCGACGCCACGGGCGTCACCGCGAAGAACACCTACACCGAGCTCGGCCAGTTCACGGCCCGCCTGCGCGTCACCGACGCCAAGGGCAAGTTCAGCCTCACCTCCCGGGTGATCTCGGTGGGCAACCAGGCGCCGCAGATCGAGATCACGACGCCCGGCAACGGCTCGTTCTTCGAGTGGGGCGACGCGATCCCCTACCGGGTCACCGGCCGCGACGCGGAGGACGGCGACCAGATCGTCGGCAGCCGCGTGGGCTGGACCTACGGTCTCGGCCACGACGAGCACGCCCACCCCGAGGTCACCGGCACCGGTGCCACGGGAGCGTTCCCGACGTCGAAGGACTCGCCCGAGCACGGCCCCGGCGCGCTGCTCTACGGCACCGTCGTCGTGACCTACACGGACGCCGGCTACAACGGACTGCCCCCGGCCGCGGCCGAGGCGACGCTGCGGCTGAACCCGAAGACGCAGGAGGCGGAGCACGCCGCCCGCGAGGGCGTCCTGCCCTACGCGGACACCGCCGCCAGCGGCGGCAACGCGGTCAGCGGACTCGGTGCGGGATCCTTCCTGCGCTGGGACCCGGTGAACCTCGCGAACCTGACCGGCGTCGTGGTCCGCGCCACCGGTGAGGGCACGGTCGACCTCCGCTGGAACGCCGCCGACGCGGCGCCCTTCGGAACGGCGACCATCCCCGCCGGCGCCGGCTGGCAGGACGTCCTCGTGCCGTTCTCCGGCCAGCCCACCGGCACCGGCTCGCTCTACGTGACCTCGCCCTCCGGCCTGTCGCTCGACTCCCTCACCTTCCAGGGTGCGGGTGCCGGCGACAAGACGGCGCCGACCGTCAGCGCGACCCTCGACCCCGCAGCGCCCACCGGCGTCGGCGGCGTCTACAACCGCGCGGTGAACCTCACCCTGGCGGCGACCGACAACGGCGCGCTCGCCAGCGTGCAGTACTCGGTCGACAACGGGACGACGTGGACCACGGTCCGCGCCGCGAACGGCGCCTACTCGGTGCCCTTCACCACCAACGGCGCCCGCACGGTCCAGTACCGCGCCACCGACACCGGCGGCAACGTCTCCGCGGTCGGCACGGTCTCGTTCACGATCGACCTCGCCGCGGGGAACGCGCCGACCGTCGACTCGACCACGACCGTGGCGCTCGCCGCCCCGCGCGTGACCTTCGGCGCTCCCGGATCGGCGACGGTCACCGTCTCCGGCCAGGGCGGCACCCCCGGCGGCGAGGTCGTCCTCTACGAGGGCGACAGCGAGATCGGCCGCAGCGCCCTCGAGGGCGGGAAGGCGACCATCGCCCTGCCGCAGACCCTCGGGGCGGGAACGCACACCTTCCGCGCGGCCTACGGAGCGGACGGCACCTTCAAGGCGTCGGCCGGCACCGCCCGCCTGATCGTGTCGAAGGCCGACTCCGTGCTCACCGCGACCGTCTCGCCGAACCCGGTCAAGCCGGGTGCCAGCGCGCAGGTCTCGGTCGAGTCGAAGACGTCCACCGGCGTCGCCGGGACCGGCCAGGTCACCGTGATGGTGAAGAGGAACCTCTCCACCGTCGCGATGCTCACCGGCACCCTCGACGAGAACGGGAAGGTCGTCGTGACCCTGCCGAAGCTCGCGGCGGGCAGCTACAAGCTGACCGTCACCCACACCGCCACGGCGAACACCAACGCCGCGTCCAGCCTGCTGAACCTCACCGTCCAGCAGTAG
- a CDS encoding sugar phosphate isomerase/epimerase family protein: MHHHHGSITAKPMSRRALMTALAASTVAVGVGAGALAPGALAAPAPSSGANRLVPINRIGIQLYSVRDKVSSIGFRAVFEELGRIGYSEIEFAGYTQGNVGAITPQEIRQLLDDNGLRAVGSHVGTNLLRSELGKQIEIAQILGTPHLGTGNAPTNVNTVAGYRAAADEWNAWGQQVSAAGMKLYQHNHAGEFAFGSDDPKTRLYDVFYDNTDPKHVYLEMDVYWAYVGKKLYPGFEPLDYIKRNPRRYPILHLKDGKTNNANTNGYDIIEFGAGNLPYQAFLSELRDRGQRYGVWEQDTAPTQAVAPNPVNSLGNAARSYDAIEALRG, encoded by the coding sequence ATGCACCACCACCACGGATCCATCACGGCGAAGCCGATGAGCCGACGCGCGCTGATGACGGCCCTCGCCGCCTCCACGGTCGCCGTCGGAGTCGGGGCCGGCGCGCTGGCGCCCGGCGCCCTCGCCGCTCCCGCCCCCTCGTCCGGCGCCAACCGGCTCGTCCCGATCAACCGGATCGGGATCCAGCTCTACAGCGTCCGCGACAAGGTCTCGTCGATCGGCTTCCGGGCCGTCTTCGAGGAGCTGGGCCGCATCGGCTACAGCGAGATCGAGTTCGCCGGCTACACCCAGGGCAACGTCGGCGCGATCACCCCCCAGGAGATCCGCCAGCTGCTCGACGACAACGGCCTGCGGGCCGTCGGCTCGCACGTCGGCACCAACCTGCTCCGCTCGGAGCTGGGGAAGCAGATCGAGATCGCGCAGATCCTCGGCACCCCGCACCTCGGCACCGGCAACGCGCCGACCAACGTCAACACCGTCGCGGGCTACCGCGCCGCTGCCGACGAGTGGAACGCCTGGGGCCAGCAGGTCTCGGCCGCCGGCATGAAGCTCTACCAGCACAACCACGCGGGCGAGTTCGCCTTCGGCTCGGACGACCCGAAGACGCGCCTCTACGACGTGTTCTACGACAACACCGACCCGAAGCACGTCTACCTCGAGATGGACGTCTACTGGGCCTACGTGGGCAAGAAGCTCTACCCGGGCTTCGAGCCGCTCGACTACATCAAGCGCAACCCGCGCCGCTACCCGATCCTGCACCTCAAGGACGGCAAGACGAACAACGCCAACACCAACGGCTACGACATCATCGAGTTCGGCGCGGGCAACCTGCCGTACCAGGCGTTCCTGTCGGAGCTGCGCGACCGCGGCCAGCGCTACGGAGTCTGGGAGCAGGACACCGCGCCCACCCAGGCCGTCGCGCCCAACCCGGTGAACTCGCTCGGCAACGCCGCGCGCAGCTACGACGCCATCGAGGCTCTCCGTGGCTGA